A genomic stretch from Colwellia sp. Arc7-635 includes:
- a CDS encoding response regulator transcription factor — protein MDRREKEPRKITVLLVDDHPMVQGGLMACLEYYDDIDVVGLCSDGEDALAKVKSLTPKVILMDVSMPRMNGIDATEIITEQFPKSNVLIFSMHDSSEFVHSAIQAGACGYVLKDTSSEEVYEAIKAVAKGNNYFSSTIAKMLIETPLKREHDKLTTREQVILSYVAQGFSSKEIAKKLDISFRTVDAHRRNIKTKLNIESLADLVRYAINHGLIKQESSD, from the coding sequence ATGGATAGGCGCGAAAAAGAACCAAGAAAAATAACCGTTTTATTGGTCGATGATCATCCCATGGTTCAAGGAGGGTTAATGGCTTGTCTGGAATATTATGATGACATAGATGTTGTCGGTTTATGCAGTGATGGTGAAGATGCTCTTGCGAAAGTAAAGTCACTCACACCCAAGGTTATTTTGATGGATGTCAGTATGCCGCGAATGAATGGCATCGACGCAACCGAGATTATTACCGAGCAGTTCCCCAAGAGCAACGTGTTAATTTTTAGCATGCACGATAGTTCCGAATTTGTGCACAGCGCAATTCAGGCGGGAGCGTGCGGCTATGTGCTAAAAGACACTTCGTCAGAAGAGGTCTACGAGGCAATAAAAGCGGTGGCAAAAGGCAATAACTATTTTAGTAGCACCATTGCCAAAATGTTAATTGAAACACCGTTAAAAAGAGAACATGATAAATTAACCACACGGGAACAAGTTATTTTATCCTATGTTGCGCAAGGCTTTTCCAGTAAAGAAATAGCGAAAAAACTAGATATAAGTTTTCGTACCGTTGATGCGCACCGTCGTAATATAAAGACGAAATTGAATATAGAGTCTCTTGCTGATCTGGTTCGATACGCAATTAATCATGGTTTGATCAAGCAAGAAAGTAGTGATTAA